A single genomic interval of Halobacillus halophilus DSM 2266 harbors:
- a CDS encoding nicotinate-nucleotide adenylyltransferase has translation MKRIGILGGTFDPPHQGHLIMAEFTRSEMELDEVWFLPSHIPPHKQKAAVSAEDRLAMVEKAVEDNPHFKICNAELTRKGTSYTVDTMKYLMGQFKEHTFFFIIGGDMVEHLPKWDRIDELNAMVEFVGIKRPGYDWHPPLPVHQVEIPLIDISSSRIRNRLSSSKSVRYLVPESVNLYIKEHQLYAADSK, from the coding sequence ATGAAACGAATCGGTATTTTAGGAGGAACCTTTGATCCTCCTCATCAAGGACACTTGATTATGGCAGAATTTACACGGAGCGAAATGGAACTGGATGAGGTATGGTTTTTGCCTTCCCATATTCCACCGCATAAACAAAAAGCTGCTGTTTCAGCTGAAGACCGGCTGGCTATGGTGGAAAAGGCTGTTGAAGATAATCCACATTTCAAAATATGTAATGCAGAGTTGACTAGAAAAGGGACGTCTTATACGGTAGATACGATGAAGTATTTAATGGGACAATTCAAAGAGCATACTTTTTTCTTTATTATCGGAGGAGATATGGTAGAGCATCTGCCTAAATGGGACAGGATCGATGAATTAAACGCTATGGTTGAATTTGTAGGAATAAAGCGACCTGGTTACGACTGGCATCCTCCACTACCTGTTCACCAGGTGGAAATTCCATTAATTGATATTTCTTCTTCTCGTATTAGAAACAGGCTAAGCTCTTCAAAAAGTGTAAGATATCTCGTTCCTGAATCTGTAAACCTTTATATAAAGGAGCATCAATTATATGCAGCTGACTCGAAATGA
- the yhbY gene encoding ribosome assembly RNA-binding protein YhbY, with protein MLTSKQKKHLRAESHHVQPIFQVGKAGVNENMTTQMEEALEKRELIKVSILQNCFEDNKEVADQIAKSTGAQIVQVIGNTIILYKESKENKQIELP; from the coding sequence ATGTTAACAAGTAAACAAAAAAAGCATTTGCGTGCTGAATCACACCATGTACAACCCATTTTTCAAGTAGGAAAAGCAGGGGTAAATGAAAATATGACTACTCAAATGGAAGAAGCCCTTGAAAAAAGAGAGCTGATTAAGGTGAGTATCCTGCAAAATTGTTTTGAAGATAACAAAGAGGTGGCTGATCAAATAGCCAAGTCTACAGGGGCGCAAATTGTTCAGGTTATCGGTAACACCATTATTCTTTATAAAGAATCGAAAGAAAACAAACAAATTGAGCTGCCGTAA
- the aroE gene encoding shikimate dehydrogenase yields MLRLGLIGHPVGHSLSPWIHERLMEHEGLEGTYELFDIDPDTFDHQIHELKDKGLDGFNITVPYKEKIIPYLDEVDSSARELGAVNTVKNTARGWVGYNTDGIGFAVSVRNRYPELFYNEQRVLIIGSGGASRGIYHALLEAGLSKIDIANRTIEKAEEVIKSASTNSESKALSLDKAVEQLNDYGLIVQTTVVGMSPNDHTAIIPLYNLKEGTVVSDIVYRPLETRFLQEAKNRGAKLHFGHEMLLQQAVYAFHIWTDTNPDASLLLEGFEKKLKGV; encoded by the coding sequence TTGCTTAGACTTGGTTTAATTGGTCATCCAGTTGGTCATTCATTATCTCCGTGGATCCACGAACGGCTTATGGAGCATGAAGGATTGGAAGGTACCTATGAGTTATTTGATATTGATCCGGATACATTCGATCATCAAATCCATGAACTAAAAGATAAAGGCTTAGATGGTTTTAATATCACCGTTCCTTATAAAGAAAAGATTATTCCTTACCTTGATGAAGTCGATAGCAGTGCTCGTGAACTAGGGGCTGTGAACACAGTTAAAAACACGGCGCGCGGATGGGTAGGCTACAATACAGACGGCATAGGATTCGCTGTTTCTGTCAGGAATAGGTATCCAGAGTTATTTTATAATGAACAGCGTGTTCTTATTATTGGAAGCGGGGGAGCTTCTAGGGGCATTTATCACGCCCTTTTAGAAGCAGGACTGTCTAAAATTGATATTGCGAATCGCACAATTGAGAAGGCGGAAGAGGTTATAAAAAGTGCTTCCACAAACAGTGAATCAAAAGCATTGTCTTTAGATAAGGCAGTGGAACAATTAAACGACTATGGTTTGATTGTACAAACAACCGTGGTCGGTATGAGTCCAAATGATCATACCGCCATCATTCCTCTTTATAATTTGAAAGAGGGGACAGTAGTCAGTGATATTGTATATCGCCCGCTTGAAACCCGTTTTCTGCAAGAGGCTAAAAATAGGGGAGCTAAGCTGCATTTTGGACATGAAATGCTTCTGCAGCAAGCGGTATATGCTTTTCATATATGGACGGACACCAACCCGGACGCTTCCTTATTATTGGAAGGTTTCGAAAAAAAACTGAAAGGGGTATAG
- the yqeH gene encoding ribosome biogenesis GTPase YqeH — protein sequence MSEIFCQGCGAEIQTTHPEQPGYAPPSALEREDVICKRCFRLKHYNEVQDVPYNADDFLEMLHQISDTKGLIIQLVDIFDFNGSFISGLKRLTGNNPVILVGNKMDVLPKSVNHEKVKHWLKRSAKEQGLIVEDVFLISAEKNQGITELSKAMDHYRKGGDVYVVGTTNVGKSTFINTLISNTSGEKDAITTSYFPGTTLGFIDIPLDENSSLFDTPGVIQRHQMAHYVSEQDLKVITPRREVKPKIYQLNEAQTLYFGGLARLDFESGSRTSFVCYFSNEINIHRTKLEKADDLYQNHLGELLVPPDSRTMEKLPPLKKQTFRIKEDKTDIVFSGLGWITVPEGHINVTVHVPEGVKVSLRESLI from the coding sequence ATGAGCGAAATATTTTGTCAGGGATGCGGAGCGGAGATTCAGACAACGCATCCAGAGCAGCCTGGGTACGCCCCGCCTTCAGCTTTAGAACGGGAAGATGTAATTTGTAAACGCTGCTTTCGATTGAAGCATTATAATGAGGTGCAGGATGTTCCTTATAATGCTGATGATTTTTTAGAGATGCTTCATCAGATTAGTGATACTAAAGGGTTAATTATCCAACTGGTAGATATTTTTGATTTCAATGGAAGTTTTATTTCAGGCTTAAAACGTTTGACAGGTAATAATCCTGTCATCCTTGTAGGAAATAAAATGGATGTCCTTCCTAAGTCTGTAAACCATGAAAAGGTTAAGCACTGGCTGAAACGCTCAGCAAAGGAGCAAGGGCTGATTGTGGAAGATGTATTTCTCATCTCCGCTGAAAAAAATCAAGGAATCACAGAACTTTCAAAGGCTATGGATCACTACCGAAAAGGTGGAGACGTTTACGTAGTAGGAACAACAAACGTTGGGAAATCCACTTTTATTAATACGTTAATTTCAAATACTTCGGGAGAGAAGGATGCGATTACTACATCTTACTTCCCGGGTACCACTCTTGGTTTTATAGATATTCCATTAGATGAAAATAGTTCTCTATTTGATACTCCAGGAGTTATTCAGCGCCATCAAATGGCTCATTATGTATCAGAACAAGATTTAAAAGTTATTACTCCCAGAAGAGAAGTAAAGCCGAAAATTTATCAGCTGAATGAAGCTCAAACGTTATATTTTGGTGGACTTGCCAGGCTGGATTTTGAAAGTGGCTCTCGTACCTCGTTTGTATGTTATTTTTCAAATGAGATCAACATTCACCGAACGAAATTAGAGAAAGCTGATGATCTATATCAGAATCATCTAGGAGAACTACTAGTTCCCCCAGACAGCCGTACGATGGAAAAACTACCGCCGCTTAAAAAACAAACGTTCAGAATTAAAGAAGATAAAACAGACATTGTGTTTTCCGGTCTGGGCTGGATTACAGTTCCGGAAGGACATATAAATGTAACCGTCCACGTCCCTGAAGGCGTTAAAGTGTCTTTACGTGAATCGTTAATATAG
- a CDS encoding YqeG family HAD IIIA-type phosphatase, which produces MLNKFLPNEHVPSIFDVDPSELKNKGIKGVITDLDNTLVAWNVEDATEDIKDWFQKMNDHGIQVTIVSNNKEARVKLFSQPLDATFIYSARKPLAKAFKKARKQMKLRKGEVVVVGDQLLTDVLGGNMAGYHTILVVPIVETDGLLTKFNRQIERRILNWMRRKGKITWDRSDR; this is translated from the coding sequence ATGTTAAATAAGTTTTTACCAAACGAGCACGTACCTAGCATATTTGATGTAGACCCTAGTGAACTGAAAAATAAAGGAATCAAAGGGGTTATTACTGACCTTGATAATACCCTGGTTGCTTGGAATGTGGAAGATGCAACAGAAGACATCAAGGACTGGTTTCAAAAAATGAATGATCATGGGATCCAGGTTACGATTGTCTCTAATAATAAAGAAGCACGAGTTAAGTTATTCTCTCAGCCGTTAGATGCAACATTTATTTACAGTGCCAGAAAACCTTTAGCTAAGGCATTTAAAAAAGCAAGGAAGCAAATGAAGCTTAGAAAAGGTGAAGTTGTAGTAGTCGGAGATCAACTGCTTACGGACGTACTGGGCGGGAATATGGCTGGTTACCATACTATCCTCGTTGTTCCGATCGTAGAAACAGATGGCCTGCTGACGAAATTTAATCGACAAATCGAGCGGCGAATACTAAATTGGATGAGAAGAAAAGGGAAAATTACTTGGGACAGGAGTGATCGTTAA
- the sda gene encoding sporulation histidine kinase inhibitor Sda: MSDRGIKQLSDSLLIQSYHKAIELNLSEDFILQMREELIARSINMDNLAIQVG; encoded by the coding sequence ATGAGTGACAGAGGTATAAAACAATTATCTGATTCCCTGTTAATACAATCTTACCACAAAGCAATTGAACTGAATCTCTCGGAAGACTTCATTCTTCAAATGAGAGAAGAACTCATAGCCAGATCGATCAATATGGATAATTTAGCTATCCAGGTCGGTTAA
- a CDS encoding Na+/H+ antiporter subunit A — protein sequence MLLVVLLPFIFAIAIPFLSKWKDKFHPGIFVTVIPAIIFIYFVRFIGTGFEPLTREYSWIPSLDINVVFYLDGLSLLFVLLISGIGALVAFYSIYYLHKSEQLGHFYVYFLIFMGSMLGVVLSDNVFVLYSFWEFTSLSSFLLIGFWNFKQESRYGALKSMLITVFGGLSLLGGLIFMSVLTKTTSIQGMIDQQELILNSEFFPLILGLILLGAFTKSAQFPFHIWLPDAMEAPTPVSAYLHSATMVKAGIYLVARYSPLLSASEWFFIIVSTVGIVTLCWGSYMAVRQTDLKAILAFSTISQLGMIMAMLGFGTEIAVFAAVFHILNHATFKGSLFMVAGIVDHEAGTRDIRKLGGLMTFLPITATLALLASFSMAGVPLPFLNGFYSKELFFDASLHLEASSAGITGVLQAALPYLAVFGSIFTFVYSMYFFFSTFRGKSNLDQLPKKPHEAPWGMLVSPFILVAAVIVIGLFPNLFNQSFIEHAASSVRGMEIHEHPIKFWHGIKAPLIMSLAVVFLGTALVLSRKVWQPVYNFLPGRMSFNKAYDGMVDRLESYSSIVTKGYMNGSLSRYVRLVLAAILVVTFAFMAITGGFTVDTSNLAEITLPEIFVAVLMICAAVGTIITNNRIAAILILGVVGYGLSMLFVLYRAPDLALTQLIIETVTVALFLLAFYHLPKMRKKKESASTRTLNLIISIGFGALMTMVAISAHSSKYFESIASYFLEKSHTLGGGDNVVNVILVDFRGLDTLFEIVVLGIAAMAIYGLVRLRGKEEEEE from the coding sequence ATGTTGCTGGTAGTATTATTGCCTTTTATCTTTGCGATTGCTATTCCATTTTTAAGTAAATGGAAAGATAAATTTCATCCGGGGATTTTCGTCACCGTCATTCCCGCAATCATTTTCATTTATTTTGTACGTTTTATTGGGACGGGGTTTGAACCATTAACAAGAGAGTACTCTTGGATACCTTCATTAGATATAAATGTAGTATTTTATCTAGATGGTCTTAGTTTATTGTTTGTGTTGTTAATAAGCGGGATTGGTGCCCTAGTTGCCTTTTACTCGATTTACTATCTACATAAATCAGAGCAACTGGGACATTTTTATGTGTACTTTTTAATATTTATGGGTTCTATGCTTGGAGTAGTCCTTTCCGATAATGTGTTCGTTCTATACAGTTTTTGGGAGTTTACTTCATTGTCGTCCTTTTTACTGATTGGATTCTGGAACTTTAAGCAAGAATCCCGGTACGGTGCTTTAAAGTCGATGCTCATTACTGTATTTGGCGGGCTAAGTTTGCTTGGCGGGCTTATTTTTATGAGTGTACTGACTAAAACCACAAGTATTCAAGGGATGATTGACCAGCAAGAGCTTATCTTGAATAGTGAATTCTTCCCGTTAATTTTGGGACTTATTCTGCTAGGAGCATTTACAAAATCAGCTCAGTTTCCATTTCACATCTGGTTACCAGATGCAATGGAAGCACCAACTCCAGTAAGTGCTTATCTACACTCTGCAACTATGGTCAAAGCAGGTATCTATTTAGTTGCACGTTACTCGCCTCTGCTGTCTGCGAGTGAATGGTTTTTCATTATTGTCTCAACGGTAGGAATTGTAACCCTTTGCTGGGGCTCTTATATGGCCGTCAGACAAACTGATTTGAAAGCTATTCTTGCATTTTCTACCATTAGTCAGCTGGGTATGATCATGGCGATGCTTGGTTTTGGTACGGAAATAGCCGTATTTGCAGCCGTCTTCCATATCTTAAACCATGCTACCTTTAAAGGAAGCTTGTTCATGGTAGCTGGAATAGTCGATCATGAGGCTGGTACCCGTGACATTCGAAAATTAGGCGGTTTAATGACGTTTCTACCTATTACGGCCACACTTGCTTTGCTAGCTTCGTTTTCTATGGCTGGCGTACCTTTACCGTTCCTGAACGGCTTTTACAGTAAGGAACTCTTCTTTGATGCTTCCCTGCATCTGGAAGCTTCATCTGCAGGTATCACTGGTGTTCTGCAAGCAGCTCTTCCGTACTTAGCCGTCTTTGGAAGTATTTTCACATTTGTATATTCCATGTATTTCTTTTTCAGCACGTTCAGGGGAAAATCCAATTTGGATCAATTGCCTAAGAAACCTCACGAAGCTCCCTGGGGTATGCTGGTTTCACCTTTTATCTTAGTCGCTGCGGTGATCGTCATTGGACTGTTTCCTAACCTGTTCAACCAATCTTTTATTGAACATGCGGCAAGCTCTGTAAGAGGGATGGAAATTCATGAACATCCTATTAAGTTCTGGCATGGCATTAAAGCTCCACTTATTATGTCACTAGCTGTTGTTTTTCTAGGTACCGCATTGGTACTTTCGCGTAAAGTCTGGCAGCCTGTTTATAACTTCTTGCCCGGCCGCATGAGTTTCAATAAGGCTTACGATGGAATGGTCGACCGCCTTGAGTCGTATTCATCCATAGTTACTAAAGGGTATATGAATGGCTCTCTAAGTCGTTATGTACGTCTGGTACTTGCCGCCATTCTTGTCGTAACTTTTGCTTTTATGGCGATTACTGGTGGATTTACGGTTGATACAAGCAATTTAGCAGAGATTACTTTGCCTGAAATATTTGTGGCTGTACTTATGATATGTGCAGCCGTAGGGACGATTATTACAAATAACCGCATAGCTGCGATTCTCATATTAGGAGTGGTAGGTTACGGTCTATCTATGTTATTTGTATTATACAGAGCTCCTGATTTAGCCTTAACTCAATTAATTATAGAAACTGTTACGGTAGCCTTGTTCTTACTTGCTTTCTACCACCTTCCAAAAATGAGGAAGAAAAAGGAATCAGCAAGTACACGAACGTTGAATCTGATCATTTCTATTGGCTTTGGAGCGTTAATGACCATGGTCGCTATTTCGGCCCATAGTTCTAAATACTTTGAATCAATCGCAAGTTATTTCCTTGAAAAGTCCCATACCCTGGGCGGGGGCGATAATGTAGTAAACGTAATCCTTGTAGACTTTCGTGGATTAGATACATTGTTTGAAATCGTCGTTCTTGGAATTGCTGCTATGGCGATTTACGGTCTGGTTCGTTTAAGAGGTAAGGAAGAGGAGGAGGAATAA
- a CDS encoding Na(+)/H(+) antiporter subunit C — translation MEIIMAILAGILFTTGIYNLLQKQLLRIVIGTGLISHGAHLFILTMGELKTGAPPILSEGVEKYTDPLPQALILTSIVISFGVTSLLLVLAYRTSKINGTDNMEQMRGTDYE, via the coding sequence ATGGAAATTATCATGGCGATACTCGCGGGTATTTTATTTACCACAGGTATTTATAACCTCCTTCAAAAGCAATTGTTACGGATTGTCATTGGTACGGGGCTTATCTCCCATGGTGCTCACTTGTTTATCTTAACGATGGGCGAATTAAAGACGGGAGCTCCTCCAATTCTTTCTGAGGGAGTGGAAAAATATACAGACCCCCTTCCTCAAGCCTTAATTTTAACGTCTATTGTTATCAGTTTTGGTGTAACAAGCTTACTGCTCGTGCTGGCTTACAGAACTTCTAAAATTAATGGCACGGATAATATGGAACAAATGAGAGGTACGGATTATGAGTAA
- a CDS encoding Na+/H+ antiporter subunit D codes for MSNLTALPIILPLIAGIIMAFIHKKTTIVRKLSQVFTVVNLLVVGGVFLYVLQNGTIILETGDWAAPYGIILVGDLLSMTLVLTSNLVATACVFYAPKSLSKEQEAFYFYSFFFMLIAGVSGAFLTGDLFNLFVFFEVLLMASYGLIVLGNGKAQLRESIKYVLINLFSSMLFVTTIAFLYSVVGTVNMAQVAERVQEVEQQGILTTIAIMFFFVFATKAAVFPLYYWLPRPYISPNPVVSALFGALLTKVGIYSILRIFTLIFNQDVQLTHTLFIYLAALTMIFGVVGALSTNNIKLVVAYNIIPAVGFMLMGIGIFTEVSISGTIYYLVHDMIIKGALFLLVGAVAYVAGTSDLRKMGGLIHHYPVLGWLFFIASLVLAGIPPFSGFIGKLLLLKGGLAEEEILIVIVGLLTSLLILFSMIRIFIRGFWGEKTKIPLPEREHKGKMMAWPIGLLLTFSILLGVGAEWFYPSIESISNYLMDPQLYIDSVLKE; via the coding sequence ATGAGTAATTTAACAGCATTGCCCATTATATTACCGCTAATCGCTGGAATTATAATGGCATTCATTCACAAAAAAACTACTATAGTAAGAAAACTTTCTCAAGTCTTCACTGTGGTCAACTTGCTAGTGGTTGGAGGGGTTTTCCTTTACGTCCTGCAGAACGGAACAATCATTCTGGAAACAGGGGACTGGGCCGCTCCTTATGGCATCATTCTGGTTGGTGATCTACTTTCCATGACACTGGTTTTGACCTCTAACCTTGTAGCAACTGCTTGTGTATTCTATGCTCCAAAGTCACTTTCTAAGGAGCAGGAAGCCTTTTACTTTTACAGCTTCTTCTTTATGCTGATTGCCGGTGTAAGCGGTGCGTTCCTGACAGGTGACTTATTCAACCTGTTCGTGTTCTTTGAGGTACTGTTAATGGCATCATACGGCTTGATCGTTTTAGGAAATGGCAAAGCTCAACTTAGAGAATCCATTAAATATGTTTTAATTAACCTATTTTCTTCGATGCTCTTTGTCACGACTATTGCCTTTTTATATTCAGTAGTAGGAACGGTGAATATGGCACAGGTTGCTGAACGAGTGCAAGAGGTGGAGCAACAAGGTATTCTTACGACTATCGCCATCATGTTCTTTTTCGTATTTGCAACAAAAGCAGCTGTTTTTCCATTGTATTATTGGCTTCCAAGACCTTACATTTCACCTAATCCCGTCGTATCAGCGTTATTTGGTGCTTTGTTAACTAAGGTGGGAATTTATTCGATCTTGAGGATTTTCACCCTAATCTTCAACCAGGACGTGCAGCTAACGCACACTCTTTTCATTTACCTGGCAGCACTAACCATGATTTTTGGAGTGGTTGGAGCTTTATCTACAAACAATATCAAACTAGTCGTGGCTTACAATATCATTCCGGCTGTTGGCTTTATGCTAATGGGTATAGGAATCTTTACCGAAGTATCCATTAGCGGCACCATCTACTATCTGGTCCATGATATGATTATCAAAGGTGCCCTCTTCCTGCTGGTGGGAGCTGTAGCTTATGTAGCGGGAACTTCCGATTTAAGAAAAATGGGAGGACTCATTCACCATTATCCGGTTCTAGGTTGGTTGTTCTTTATTGCTTCCCTGGTACTGGCTGGTATTCCTCCGTTCAGCGGTTTTATCGGTAAACTACTTCTGCTTAAAGGCGGACTGGCAGAGGAAGAAATCTTGATTGTCATAGTCGGGCTTTTAACGAGCCTTCTTATTCTATTCTCTATGATTCGTATATTCATTCGCGGATTCTGGGGAGAGAAAACTAAAATTCCACTGCCTGAAAGAGAGCATAAAGGCAAAATGATGGCCTGGCCGATAGGATTGCTTTTAACCTTTTCCATATTACTTGGGGTAGGTGCTGAGTGGTTCTATCCATCCATTGAATCCATTTCCAACTACTTAATGGATCCGCAACTCTACATTGATTCTGTATTAAAGGAGTAG
- a CDS encoding Na+/H+ antiporter subunit E codes for MPFQIVLNIIIAIMWMFLSESYQFSTFLVGYILGIGLLFILRRFIPDSFYMHRVWKFVKLMLLFIRELVLSNIDIVKVVYKPKLDIEPGIFALPIDLKSNFEITLLANLITLTPGTLSIAVSDDHTKIYVHAMDLPDVEKSINEIKETFEKAIMEVTR; via the coding sequence ATGCCTTTTCAAATCGTCTTAAACATTATTATTGCGATCATGTGGATGTTTCTCAGTGAAAGCTATCAATTTTCCACCTTCCTTGTTGGGTATATCCTCGGGATCGGTCTCTTATTTATTCTCAGGAGATTCATTCCGGACTCGTTCTATATGCACCGGGTATGGAAGTTTGTTAAATTAATGCTTTTATTCATAAGAGAGCTTGTCCTTTCAAACATCGATATCGTAAAAGTTGTCTACAAACCAAAACTGGATATAGAACCAGGAATATTCGCCCTTCCTATAGACTTAAAAAGTAATTTTGAAATAACTTTATTGGCCAATTTAATTACATTGACACCTGGTACTCTATCCATAGCTGTCAGTGACGACCACACCAAAATTTATGTACACGCTATGGACCTCCCAGACGTCGAAAAGTCCATTAACGAAATTAAGGAAACCTTTGAAAAAGCTATTATGGAGGTGACTCGCTAA
- a CDS encoding Na(+)/H(+) antiporter subunit F1 — protein sequence MDNILDVTQQLIEYSATIAVLGVSISVMILLYRAIKGPTNPDRAVALDIIGINLMALAGIIAVLLVTTKFNDVILLIGILLFIGTVALAKFLEKGVIIERDMD from the coding sequence ATGGACAACATTTTAGATGTTACCCAGCAACTGATCGAGTATTCAGCAACCATCGCGGTCTTGGGCGTTTCTATTTCCGTTATGATTTTATTATACCGTGCTATTAAAGGTCCCACCAATCCAGATCGGGCAGTGGCCCTTGATATCATAGGCATCAACTTAATGGCTTTGGCTGGGATCATCGCGGTCTTACTAGTAACCACTAAATTTAATGATGTTATTCTACTGATCGGTATTTTACTATTTATCGGAACGGTTGCCTTAGCGAAATTCTTAGAAAAGGGTGTTATTATTGAGCGGGACATGGATTAA
- the mnhG gene encoding monovalent cation/H(+) antiporter subunit G, which yields MSGTWINLIFDILICFFLLSGTFFIISGSIGILRLPDVYTRLHAATKSSTLGVSGIMIGAFLFLFIEHDIVSGKLLLGILFVLLTAPVSGHVISRAAHRSGVPLWKDSVKDDYDEVLQAEQEDK from the coding sequence TTGAGCGGGACATGGATTAATTTAATTTTTGACATCCTCATATGCTTTTTCTTACTCTCGGGTACCTTTTTTATCATTTCAGGTTCAATCGGAATTCTACGCTTACCTGATGTTTATACGAGACTCCATGCTGCCACTAAGAGTTCTACCCTGGGCGTCTCCGGAATAATGATAGGAGCCTTTTTATTTCTATTCATCGAGCATGACATTGTGAGCGGAAAGCTTCTCTTAGGAATCCTATTTGTGCTCCTCACAGCTCCTGTATCAGGACATGTAATATCAAGAGCAGCTCATCGAAGTGGTGTTCCTTTATGGAAAGATAGTGTCAAAGATGATTATGATGAAGTCTTACAGGCTGAACAAGAAGATAAATAA
- the sigK gene encoding RNA polymerase sporulation sigma factor SigK, with protein sequence MSSIIASILYFFKESLFFMSYVKNQAFPNPLSSEEEAKQLKLMQEGSHEARNILIEHNLRLVAHIVKKFENTKEDFEDLISIGTIGLIKGIESYSTGKGTKLATYAARCIENEILMHLRSTKKMNKDVSLQDPIGHDKEGNELNLLDILQADVKDIVEEIQLHMELEKIKDFITILDEREKEVIIFRYGLNQTEEKTQREIAKELGISRSYVSRIEKRALMKIFHEFYKQSKQGKKA encoded by the coding sequence ATGAGCAGCATTATCGCTTCCATCCTTTACTTTTTTAAAGAATCTTTATTCTTTATGTCTTATGTCAAGAATCAGGCCTTCCCAAACCCCCTTTCCTCTGAAGAAGAAGCTAAGCAGCTTAAATTAATGCAAGAAGGAAGTCACGAGGCGAGAAATATACTTATCGAACATAATTTGAGGCTGGTAGCCCATATTGTGAAAAAGTTTGAGAATACAAAAGAAGACTTTGAAGACTTAATATCCATTGGAACGATCGGTCTAATTAAGGGGATTGAAAGTTATTCTACGGGTAAAGGTACAAAACTAGCCACCTATGCAGCACGATGTATTGAAAATGAAATATTAATGCACCTAAGATCCACTAAAAAAATGAATAAAGATGTCTCCCTTCAAGATCCAATTGGTCATGATAAAGAAGGAAATGAACTAAACCTATTGGATATATTACAAGCAGACGTTAAAGATATAGTGGAAGAAATTCAGCTTCACATGGAACTTGAGAAAATAAAAGACTTTATTACTATACTAGATGAACGCGAGAAAGAGGTCATCATCTTTCGGTATGGACTGAATCAAACCGAAGAAAAGACACAAAGAGAAATAGCGAAGGAACTGGGAATTTCCAGAAGTTATGTATCACGGATTGAAAAAAGAGCATTGATGAAGATCTTCCACGAATTCTACAAGCAAAGCAAGCAAGGAAAGAAGGCGTAA